CGGAAAAATTTGAGGTAAACCTTGAGATCTCGGAGATTTCAGAAGCAGTCTGGATTCCTTTACAGGATTTAAATTTAGAAGATATTGCTTTTGATTCTCAGAAGAGGTTTTTCGAGAATTATTTAAAGAAATAATTTTTGTAATATATATTCTCTCGCAGATTTTGCAGATTCAGCAGATGATTGTGATTTTACAATCTTGCTCAGTTGGCAAAATCTGCGAGAGTTTTTTTGCTATAAATTTAATAGGTTTTAGCCTTAAGCATTTCTTCAAAGTACTGAATCAGCAATGCTCTTTCTGCTTCTGAAAGATTGGCTTCTTTATGATAAACAATATAACCCGGCATTGGCATTGCTTTGCTTTGGATAGTCTGAATAGATTTAGTAATCATATTCTTCTTCAAATCCTTATTATAAGTTTCCCAGGTAGAAAAATTAAGGTGCTCCCGGCCTTCATTTACATGGCTTTTTACAGACCATGATACAGGAGCGATAAAAGCATATTTCGGATAAACTGTTTCATTGGAATGGCAGTCATAACATGCATTTTTAAGCAGCGTTCTGATCTTTTCCGGTGTTTTCCTTGCATCAACGAAGTTTGTGGCAGAATCAACCGGCTTATTGGTCCTGTCAATAGGAAAAAACTGAATCAGGGCAAAACCCACTAATATCCAAAATATGATTTTCTTAGCCATTTTTATCTGCTTATTTTGCCGGAGTTAAAACAGCGTTACCGGATTTAAATTCTTTTTTCAGCGGTTCCTTCGTTGTTGCAGGCGTTTCAGGCTGCGGAGTTTCTGGTACCGGAATAGAGGTTGAAGCTGGCGCTGGAGCAGCAGAAGTTGATTTAGGGCTATCGAGTGTTCTGGTATCCTTCAGGTCCCAATCTTCTCTTGTTTCCCACAATCCTCTTACGATCACTTTTTTATGGAAGATATAGGCATCTTCGGCAAATACATCGTTAGCGAAATCTGCTTCATCCCAGTATTTATTTCCGTTATTATCTACCAGAATTCTTACAATATATTCTGCAGGTCTTAATATATCAAACTTTACCTTATCTCCTTTTATATATTTCTGATAAGCAATTTTGTCCGAAGAATCTATCAGCTGAATCCAGTAATTTGCTTCCGGAGCATTTGAAATAGAGAACTCAACACTTCCAAACTGATCTACTTTAGCAACATCAAAATCAAATCGTTTTGACTGGCTGTTTTTTGCGTAGAATGAAGAGACCGTTTCCTTAGGAACAGTAAGCTCATAGCTTTTTCCCATCACAAAATCCGATTGCACATGGATCTGATAAGGGTTTGTTTCTGAAATTTTAGCTGTAAATGGTATAGTTGTTAAACTGTCACCTTTGATCTTTAACGTCCATTTTGAAGGATCAATTTTATCTACAATATAGTTTGATGCAAGCTTTAAATCTGCTTTTGGTGCGATTGAAGTTCCGTCATTATCGCTCACGACATCCATCGAATTCTTCTTATTATATCTGTAAAATAAAGAAACGTTGTAGACACTATCTTTTTTCATGCCTTTATTATGGGTAAACGTGAGTTTTTCATTTGCTGTCTGCCCTACATCATCTTTTACCGCATCAAACCAGATTCTGACAGAGTCGGATTTTGGGTTATGCGTTATTTTGATATCTTTTATTTTCTCATTCAGTGACTGAACCTTTACTTCATCAGGATTACCTTCAAATGTCATTAAAGCTCCTCCTGCGATTTCTTTCATTTCCACATATTTCACTGCTTTTTTGGAAGGATATACTTTTAAATTCAATCCTGAAATAGATTTCTCTACATTTATTGGATCTTTCTGGAACCCAACCTTTTCTTTTCCGGGGTCATACATAGAATTTCCATTCTCGTCGTCAAAAGCAATAATTTTATATTTTCCAGGGGTCAGATAATTCAATTCATAATATCCATCTTCATCTACCTTTGTAATATAGTAAGGTTTTTTCTTATAATCCATGGTATCTTTTACCTGATACAAACCAACCACAAGCTTATTTTCCGTTGTTGTTCCTGTCTTCTTTTTAATATCCATTGCATCTTTTACCTCGCCACTGATGTAAAGATCATCCAGTTTATCTCCCGTAGAAAAAGCAAAATTAAAATACCTCAGTATATTCGATTCGTTATTGTCTACAATAGAGTTTCCGAAATTGAAATTATAAGTTGTATTGGCCTGAAGTGTATCCGTCCATTGGATCAGCACAAATTTGTTGGCAATATTTGAAGGAAGAATCCTTGTTATCCCTTTAATAGGAGGTGAAATAATCAGGTTCTTATTGATGTCCTTCAATGTCACATATTCATCAAAATCCAGACGGAGCTCGTGAATATCTTTTTTGACATTAATTCTTGTAGTATCAATATTTGAACTTAAAAACCTTGGTGCTAGAGTATCTTTAGGCCCCCCAACAGGAGATCCCACTCTTGCACAAGAATGTACAAGAAAACAGATAATAAATAATAAAAGAAACCTTTTCATGAAAATGTTTAAGCAAAAATAAACATTATTCTCCAAAAACTTCCTGTCCGGAATTTAAAGTATCTTTATTGTCATGCATAACGGTGTGCAGCTTCTCCTTCTGTAAAGGAAAATCCTCGAATAATCCGGATAACGCAAGGGCTGTGTATACTTTGTTTGAATATTTGTTTCCAATAGCTACGATGGTCACTTTAGATTTTAAAAGGTGGGCGAATACAGAGTTTGTACCATGCCACCAGCCATTGTGATACGTCAGTTTTTCACCGTTATCAAAGATTTTCATCCTGAATCCTAATCCATAATTATTCATTCCTGCCTTTTCATTGCTGTAAGGGGCGAAAACCATCTCCATCAGTTCCGGTTTCAGAAAGTTTTTTGAAAACATTGCTTTTGAGAAATTGTACAAATCTCTTGGAGTAGTGTATACATTTTTGTCACCATAAATAAGATCCAGCCTGTCTAAAGGATACAATTTATTTCCTCCATAATAGAAAGACTGTGAAGCTGTAGGAATATCTTTTTCCTGAAAGATATACGTGTGGTTCATTTTCAACGGAGTGAAAATCATTTCTTTCATCGCCTGTGGGAAGGGAGTTTTTGTAACTTTTTCAACCAATAAAGCCAATAGAGCAAAATTGGTATTACAGTACATAAACCCAGTATCGGTATCTCTTGCCAGATCAGGTTTGTATTTGATAATCATATTCAATACATCCTGATTCGTAATAAACGGTTTGGAAAGTTCTGCCGGAGCAGGCTGTATTTTGGTAATAAAATATTCGTATTTCGGAAGACCGCTTCTTTGATCCAATAAAGTCTGAACGGTAACATTCGGATATGGAAACCCCGGAAAAAATTGGGTAAGATGATCTGTAAGTTTTATTTTTCCCGCCTCAATAAGTTTCATCATTGCCATTGCTGTTAATGTTTTTGAAACCGAAGCTACATGCAAAGGTGTATTTTTATCAATCGGCATCTGATTGCCTTCTCTTCCAAAACCTCTGTAGTTTTCGTAAAGAATTTCATCTCCTTTAGCAACCAGAATTCCGCCGCTAAGATCTCCTCCGTCCCATATTTTTTTGTAGTACTGGTCTATATAGCTTACTGTTGTCTGCCTGTTCAGAAGCTGTCCATCACCTTTAGTGAAAACATCTCCAAGATCTACGTTTCCATAGTTAGGAAGATTGGTCGTATTTTCCGCTGAAGTCTCTTTGGCTT
This DNA window, taken from Chryseobacterium viscerum, encodes the following:
- a CDS encoding heme-binding domain-containing protein; its protein translation is MKMAKKIIFWILVGFALIQFFPIDRTNKPVDSATNFVDARKTPEKIRTLLKNACYDCHSNETVYPKYAFIAPVSWSVKSHVNEGREHLNFSTWETYNKDLKKNMITKSIQTIQSKAMPMPGYIVYHKEANLSEAERALLIQYFEEMLKAKTY
- a CDS encoding Ig-like domain-containing protein; this encodes MKRFLLLFIICFLVHSCARVGSPVGGPKDTLAPRFLSSNIDTTRINVKKDIHELRLDFDEYVTLKDINKNLIISPPIKGITRILPSNIANKFVLIQWTDTLQANTTYNFNFGNSIVDNNESNILRYFNFAFSTGDKLDDLYISGEVKDAMDIKKKTGTTTENKLVVGLYQVKDTMDYKKKPYYITKVDEDGYYELNYLTPGKYKIIAFDDENGNSMYDPGKEKVGFQKDPINVEKSISGLNLKVYPSKKAVKYVEMKEIAGGALMTFEGNPDEVKVQSLNEKIKDIKITHNPKSDSVRIWFDAVKDDVGQTANEKLTFTHNKGMKKDSVYNVSLFYRYNKKNSMDVVSDNDGTSIAPKADLKLASNYIVDKIDPSKWTLKIKGDSLTTIPFTAKISETNPYQIHVQSDFVMGKSYELTVPKETVSSFYAKNSQSKRFDFDVAKVDQFGSVEFSISNAPEANYWIQLIDSSDKIAYQKYIKGDKVKFDILRPAEYIVRILVDNNGNKYWDEADFANDVFAEDAYIFHKKVIVRGLWETREDWDLKDTRTLDSPKSTSAAPAPASTSIPVPETPQPETPATTKEPLKKEFKSGNAVLTPAK
- a CDS encoding serine hydrolase domain-containing protein, giving the protein MTKRNFVLILTVLLSIFSCKKKTEAKETSAENTTNLPNYGNVDLGDVFTKGDGQLLNRQTTVSYIDQYYKKIWDGGDLSGGILVAKGDEILYENYRGFGREGNQMPIDKNTPLHVASVSKTLTAMAMMKLIEAGKIKLTDHLTQFFPGFPYPNVTVQTLLDQRSGLPKYEYFITKIQPAPAELSKPFITNQDVLNMIIKYKPDLARDTDTGFMYCNTNFALLALLVEKVTKTPFPQAMKEMIFTPLKMNHTYIFQEKDIPTASQSFYYGGNKLYPLDRLDLIYGDKNVYTTPRDLYNFSKAMFSKNFLKPELMEMVFAPYSNEKAGMNNYGLGFRMKIFDNGEKLTYHNGWWHGTNSVFAHLLKSKVTIVAIGNKYSNKVYTALALSGLFEDFPLQKEKLHTVMHDNKDTLNSGQEVFGE